A genome region from Bacillaceae bacterium IKA-2 includes the following:
- a CDS encoding GntR family transcriptional regulator: MRKIEAPETLAEQAYRAIKKAIINNDIHPLEILAEEHLASKLGISRTPIKAALSQLEFDGLVEMKPGRKARVSMISMQNVVDFQVLRESLETLAARLATEYIDDKQIEFLKDICYQQKEAIAETDYSKFLELDNEFHFSIAEFSKNEQLNKYIVNLGYQVQRFLILSNTLQESAIGAVAEHLQIVEALKTKIPLEAEKQMKLHIQNVTKRILN, encoded by the coding sequence ATGAGGAAAATTGAGGCTCCGGAAACACTTGCTGAACAAGCTTATAGAGCAATTAAAAAAGCGATTATTAATAATGACATTCATCCACTAGAAATTTTAGCTGAAGAACATCTTGCTAGTAAGTTGGGGATTAGCAGAACACCGATTAAAGCTGCATTAAGTCAACTGGAATTTGATGGTTTAGTAGAGATGAAACCTGGCCGTAAAGCTAGAGTAAGTATGATTTCAATGCAAAATGTAGTTGATTTTCAAGTTTTACGTGAATCGCTAGAAACTTTAGCAGCTCGCTTAGCTACAGAGTATATTGATGACAAGCAGATTGAATTTTTAAAAGATATTTGTTATCAACAAAAAGAAGCAATAGCAGAGACTGATTATAGTAAATTCCTTGAATTAGATAATGAATTCCACTTTTCAATAGCTGAGTTTTCTAAGAATGAACAATTGAATAAATATATAGTGAATCTTGGATATCAAGTACAAAGATTTTTAATTTTATCAAATACTTTGCAAGAAAGTGCTATTGGTGCAGTGGCAGAACATTTGCAAATTGTAGAAGCTTTAAAAACAAAAATACCTTTAGAAGCAGAAAAACAGATGAAGCTGCATATTCAAAATGTAACTAAACGTATTTTGAATTAG
- a CDS encoding DctP family TRAP transporter solute-binding subunit: MKRITFILLSTILVIAILIGCNSETTKGSESEGSNEVETIDLQLGHALSEGTPASDLIVNLVDTVYEKTDGRINIDVFPNSQLGSETEMLEQVQLGTMESAAIMVGSMQSLDMRMAIEDLPYMWKDAEHARAAYEGEFGDYLANVMDEQGMKKIAYLEWGFRHITNNVKPIVNPDDMEGMSIRVAQTRLRVDAFEQLGALPTVMAFSEVYGALQQGTLDAQENPLANIVAPKFDEVQDYLSLTGHFYNTIMMVIDNDTWDEISPEDQKVILEEGKRISKEVQDINNNTEEGYLEELTNRGMTINDDVDTAAFREKMLPVYDKWGNDTFGEELMNIYSAASGW, from the coding sequence ATGAAAAGAATTACATTTATTTTATTAAGTACTATATTGGTTATAGCTATTCTCATAGGGTGTAATAGTGAAACTACAAAGGGTTCAGAAAGTGAAGGAAGTAATGAGGTAGAAACTATTGATTTACAATTAGGTCATGCGTTGTCAGAAGGGACTCCGGCATCAGATTTAATAGTTAATTTGGTTGATACAGTATATGAAAAAACTGACGGACGTATTAATATAGACGTTTTTCCAAATAGTCAGTTAGGCTCTGAAACAGAAATGTTAGAACAAGTACAATTAGGCACTATGGAATCAGCAGCGATTATGGTTGGATCTATGCAATCCCTAGACATGCGTATGGCAATTGAAGATTTACCATATATGTGGAAAGATGCTGAACATGCACGTGCAGCATATGAGGGAGAATTTGGAGATTACTTAGCGAATGTGATGGATGAACAAGGGATGAAAAAAATTGCATATTTGGAGTGGGGATTTAGACATATAACAAATAATGTAAAGCCTATTGTTAATCCAGATGATATGGAAGGTATGAGTATTCGTGTTGCCCAAACAAGGCTGCGAGTTGATGCTTTTGAGCAACTAGGAGCTTTACCAACTGTAATGGCGTTTAGTGAAGTTTATGGAGCTTTGCAACAGGGTACTCTAGATGCACAAGAAAACCCTCTTGCTAATATTGTTGCACCTAAATTTGACGAAGTTCAAGATTATTTATCACTAACAGGGCATTTTTATAATACCATTATGATGGTAATAGATAACGATACTTGGGATGAAATTTCACCTGAAGATCAGAAAGTTATATTAGAAGAAGGTAAAAGAATTTCTAAAGAAGTTCAGGACATTAATAACAACACTGAAGAAGGTTATCTTGAAGAATTAACTAATAGAGGTATGACTATTAATGATGATGTAGATACAGCCGCTTTTCGTGAAAAGATGCTACCTGTGTATGATAAATGGGGAAATGATACTTTTGGGGAAGAGCTAATGAACATTTATAGTGCTGCCTCTGGCTGGTAA